One Alnus glutinosa chromosome 3, dhAlnGlut1.1, whole genome shotgun sequence genomic region harbors:
- the LOC133864198 gene encoding small ribosomal subunit protein uS10z/uS10x-like, with the protein MAYIAPKPGKAGLEEPQEQINRIRITLTSKNVKNLEKVCADLVRGAKDKSLRVKGPVRIPTKVLNITTRKSPCGEGTNTWDRFELRVHKRVIDLYSSPEVVKQITSITIEPGVEVEVTIAD; encoded by the exons atgGCTTACATTGCACCGAAGCCTGGTAAGGCTGGTTTGGAGGAACCTCAGGAGCAGATTAACCGCATTAGGATCACCCTCACCTCAAAGAATGTCAAGAATCTCGAGAAAG TGTGTGCTGATCTTGTTCGTGGTGCCAAGGACAAGAGTTTGAGAGTGAAGGGACCAGTTAGGATACCCACCAAAGTTCTTAACATCACTACTAGAAAGTCTCCATGTGGCGAAG GAACGAACACGTGGGACAGGTTTGAACTCCGAGTGCATAAGCGAGTGATTGACCTTTACAGCTCCCCCGAAGTGGTGAAGCAGATTACTTCCATCACCATCGAACCCGGTGTCGAGGTTGAGGTTACAATAGCAGATTGA
- the LOC133863995 gene encoding UDP-glucuronate 4-epimerase 3, producing MSQLKPMSHLDNIPSTPGKFKMDKSPYIHRLRLHSALAKLTFWSVVFLGLIFLFFFRSPSSSSQPSDPSRRSLRTYNWGGPAWEKRVRSSARVRSRNGVSVLVTGAAGFVGTHVSTALKRRGDGVLGIDNFNEYYEPSLKRARQALLERTGVFIVEGDINDSTLLSKLFEVVAFTHVMHLAAQAGVRYAMENPASYVHSNIAGLVSLLEVCKSANPQPAIVWASSSSVYGLNTKVPFSERDRTDQPASLYAATKKAGEEIAHTYNHIYGLSLTGLRFFTVYGPWGRPDMAYFFFTRDILKGKSIPIFEASNHGTVARDFTYIDDIVKGCLAALDTAEKSTGSGGKKKGPAQLRVFNLGNTSPVPVSDLVSILERLLKVKAKRRIMKLPRNGDVQFTHANISLAQRELGYKPTTDLQTGLKKFVRWYLNYYAGGKKAAG from the coding sequence ATGTCCCAGTTGAAGCCAATGTCCCACCTCGACAACATTCCCTCAACTCCAGGCAAATTCAAGATGGACAAGTCCCCTTACATTCACAGACTCCGCTTGCACTCCGCTCTCGCCAAGCTCACCTTCTGGTCCGTTGTCTTTCTGGGCTtgatcttcctcttcttcttccgaTCCCCATCTTCTTCGTCCCAACCGTCCGATCCTTCTCGCCGCTCTCTCCGGACCTACAACTGGGGTGGACCCGCCTGGGAAAAACGGGTCCGCTCCTCCGCCCGCGTCCGCTCCCGCAACGGCGTCTCGGTGCTTGTTACTGGCGCCGCCGGCTTCGTCGGAACCCACGTCTCCACGGCTCTGAAGCGCCGCGGGGATGGCGTACTCGGAATCGACAATTTCAACGAGTACTACGAACCATCCTTGAAGAGAGCTCGCCAAGCGCTTTTGGAGCGCACGGGCGTGTTCATTGTTGAGGGAGACATCAACGATTCCACGCTGCTGAGCAAGCTCTTCGAGGTCGTGGCGTTTACCCATGTGATGCATTTGGCTGCTCAGGCTGGAGTGAGGTATGCCATGGAAAATCCTGCCTCGTACGTGCATAGTAACATTGCTGGTCTTGTTAGTCTCTTAGAAGTTTGTAAATCCGCGAACCCACAACCTGCAATCGTGTGGGCGTCGTCTAGTTCGGTCTACGGACTTAATACTAAGGTACCCTTTTCGGAGAGAGACCGAACTGACCAGCCTGCTAGCCTGTATGCGGCTACTAAGAAGGCTGGTGAAGAAATTGCACATACTTACAATCATATATACGGTCTGTCGCTTACTGGGTTGAGGTTTTTCACGGTGTATGGTCCGTGGGGGAGACCCGATATGGCGTATTTCTTTTTCACGAGGGATATATTGAAAGGGAAGTCGATTCCGATCTTTGAAGCGTCTAATCATGGCACAGTTGCTAGGGACTTCACCTACATTGATGACATTGTGAAGGGGTGCTTGGCGGCATTGGATACCGCAGAGAAGAGCACCGGAAGTGGTGGGAAGAAGAAGGGGCCAGCTCAATTGCGGGTTTTCAATTTGGGGAATACTTCACCAGTGCCGGTTTCGGATCTTGTGAGCATTTTGGAGAGGCTTTTGAAGGTGAAGGCCAAGAGACGTATCATGAAGTTGCCCCGAAATGGGGATGTTCAATTTACTCATGCAAATATCAGCTTGGCTCAGAGGGAGCTTGGGTATAAGCCTACAACAGATCTGCAGACAGGTTTGAAGAAGTTTGTGCGGTGGTATCTCAATTACTATGCTGGTGGGAAGAAGGCCGCCGGCTGA
- the LOC133863459 gene encoding 3-phosphoshikimate 1-carboxyvinyltransferase 2, which produces MAQVSKICSGGAQSTQIFHNNPKPHKPKSLNSVNFRSQFLVSSNSWTLKHKNVCVSSRRAGVVRVSASVATPEKPSTVPEIVLQPIKEISGAITLPGSKSLSNRILLLAALSEGTTVVDNLLNSDDVHYMLGALRTLGLRVEEDKAIKRAIVEGCGGLFPVGKESRDEIQLFLGNAGTAMRPLTAAVTAAGGNSSYILDGVPRMRERPIEDLVTGLKQLGADVDCFLGTKCPPVRVIGKGGLPGGKVKLSGSISSQYLTALLLASPLALGDVEIQIIDKLISIPYVEMTLKLMERFGVTVEHTDSWDRFLVRGGQKYKSPGNAFVEGDASSASYFLAGAAVTGGTVTVEGCGTSSLQGDVKFAEVLEKMGAKVTWTENSVTVTGPPRDSSKRKHLRAIDVNMNKMPDVAMTLAVVALFADGPTSIRDVASWRVKETERMIAICTELRKLGATVEEGPDYCVITPPENLNVTAIDTYDDHRMAMAFSLAACGDVPVTINDPSCTRKTFPDYFEVLQRFTKH; this is translated from the exons atggctcAAGTAAGCAAAATCTGCAGTGGAGGAGCTCAAAGCACCCAAATTTTTCACAACAATCCCAAACCCCACAAACCCAAATCTCTGAATTCTGTTAATTTCAGGTCACAGTTCTTGGTCTCATCAAATTCTTGGACTTTGAAGCACAAGAATGTGTGCGTGAGTAGTCGTAGAGCTGGTGTGGTTAGGGTTTCGGCTTCGGTTGCCACACCAGAGAAGCCGTCGACGGTACCGGAGATCGTGTTGCAACCCATCAAAGAGATCTCCGGTGCTATCACGTTGCCGGGGTCCAAGTCGCTGTCGAATCGGATTCTGCTTCTGGCTGCTCTCTCTGAG GGAACAACTGTGGTAGACAACTTGTTAAATAGTGATGATGTTCATTACATGCTTGGTGCATTGAGAACCCTTGGGCTACGTGTGGAAGAGGACAAGGCGATTAAAAGGGCAATTGTGGAAGGTTGTGGTGGTCTGTTTCCAGTGGGCAAAGAATCAAGGGATGAAATTCAACTTTTCCTTGGAAATGCAGGAACAGCAATGCGTCCATTGACAGCTGCAGTTACTGCAGCTGGTGGAAATTCAAG CTACATACTTGATGGGGTTCCCCGAATGAGAGAGAGACCAATTGAGGATTTAGTTACTGGTCTTAAGCAGCTTGGGGCtgatgttgattgttttctTGGCACAAAATGCCCCCCTGTGCGTGTAATTGGAAAGGGGGGTCTTCCAGGGGGTAAG GTGAAGCTCTCTGGCTCAATTAGTAGTCAATACTTGACTGCTTTGCTTTTGGCTTCTCCTTTGGCTCTTGGAGACGTGGAAATTCAGATAATTGACAAACTGATTTCCATTCCATATGTTGAGATGACTTTGAAGTTGATGGAACGTTTTGGAGTCACTGTAGAACACACTGATAGCTGGGATCGGTTCTTGGTCCGAGGAGGTCAAAAGTACAA GTCTCCTGGAAATGCTTTTGTCGAAGGTGATGCTTCAAGTGCTAGTTACTTCCTAGCTGGTGCAGCAGTCACTGGTGGGACAGTTACTGTTGAAGGTTGTGGGACAAGCAGTTTGCAG GGAGATGTAAAATTCGCTGAAGTTCTTGAGAAGATGGGTGCTAAAGTTACCTGGACAGAGAACAGTGTAACCGTCACTGGACCACCACGAGATTCTTCCAAAAGAAAGCACCTGCGAGCTATTGATGTCAATATGAACAAAATGCCTGATGTTGCCATGACTCTTGCTGTTGTTGCACTTTTTGCTGATGGACCCACTTCCATAAGAGACG TGGCAAGTTGGAGAGTGAAAGAGACAGAAAGGATGATTGCCATTTGCACAGAACTCAGGAAG CTGGGAGCAACAGTTGAAGAAGGACCAGATTACTGTGTGATCACACCGCCGGAGAATCTCAATGTGACAGCTATAGACACATATGACGATCACAGAATGGCCATGGCATTCTCACTTGCTGCCTGTGGAGATGTTCCTGTCACCATCAACGACCCCAGTTGCACCCGCAAAACATTCCCAGACTACTTTGAAGTCCTCCAGAGATTTACAAAGCATTGA